In Arthrobacter sp. UKPF54-2, the following are encoded in one genomic region:
- a CDS encoding ATP-dependent DNA helicase RecQ, which yields MANNQNAALLAAAESAPATAAESAPAGGTATREQAQAVLRELVGHPGAEFHDGQFEAIEALVDGGRRALVVQRTGWGKSAVYFVASLLLRRRGAGPTLIVSPLLALMRDQVAAAARAGVRAVAINSANQLDWDTVREQLAADEVDVLLVSPERLTNPSFRENQLPELVRRTGLLVIDEAHCISDWGHDFRPDYRRIADLITQLPDSVPVLATTATANSRVVHDIEEQLGEGVLTIRGALGRESLRLGVLRLPDSRERLGWLLTHLSDLPGSGIIYTLTVSAAEDTARLLAEAGHEVLAYTGRTDPADRERAEQLLKDNQVKALVATSALGMGFDKPDLGFVVHLGAPSSPVAYYQQVGRAGRGAANADVLLLPGSEDRDIWQYFATASMPSEEKAAAVLTALAEAGTAVSTVALEARVDLRRTPLELLLKVLAVDGAVERVGGGWRSTGRPWTYDAERYRRIAEARVDEQDSMVIYQDTAGCRMEYITSVLDDETARACGRCDNCAGRWFPADIAADATEAAGATLSRAGMVLEPRLQWPSGMDRLGVTVKGKIKSEEALANGRVLARLTDLGWGGALRETFAAGAPDRAVDPGMLRACVQVLREWGSGDARTPGWSGAGRPAAIVSVPSRTKPELVDSLARGISEIGRIPYLGQLQLAHGGPTGGRGGNSAYRLAGVWDRLVVGPELAAALEGIQGQSVMLVDDLVDSRWTVTVAGRALRLAGAGAVLPLVLGQAG from the coding sequence ATGGCCAATAACCAGAACGCTGCCCTCCTCGCCGCCGCCGAATCCGCCCCCGCCACAGCTGCCGAATCCGCCCCCGCCGGGGGTACCGCGACGCGGGAACAGGCCCAGGCGGTGCTCCGCGAGCTCGTGGGGCACCCCGGCGCGGAGTTCCACGACGGCCAGTTCGAGGCGATCGAGGCCCTCGTCGATGGCGGGCGGCGCGCCCTCGTTGTGCAGCGCACCGGCTGGGGAAAGTCGGCCGTCTACTTCGTCGCGTCCCTGCTGCTGCGCCGCCGCGGCGCCGGCCCCACGCTGATCGTGTCCCCGCTGCTGGCGCTGATGCGGGACCAGGTCGCGGCCGCGGCCCGGGCAGGGGTCCGGGCGGTGGCCATCAACTCCGCCAACCAGCTCGACTGGGACACGGTCCGCGAACAGCTCGCGGCGGACGAGGTCGACGTGCTCCTGGTGTCCCCGGAGCGGCTCACCAACCCGTCGTTCCGCGAAAACCAGCTGCCCGAGCTGGTCCGCCGGACCGGGCTGCTGGTGATCGACGAGGCGCACTGCATCTCCGACTGGGGCCACGACTTCCGCCCCGACTACCGGCGGATCGCGGATCTGATCACCCAGCTGCCGGACAGTGTGCCGGTCCTGGCCACCACGGCCACCGCGAACTCCCGCGTGGTGCACGACATCGAGGAACAGCTCGGCGAGGGGGTGCTGACCATCCGCGGCGCCTTGGGCCGGGAGTCCTTGCGCCTCGGTGTGCTGCGGCTGCCGGATTCCCGGGAACGGCTGGGCTGGCTGCTGACCCACCTGTCCGACCTGCCCGGCAGCGGCATCATCTACACGCTCACCGTCTCCGCCGCGGAGGACACCGCGCGCCTCCTGGCGGAGGCCGGCCACGAGGTGCTCGCCTACACCGGCCGGACCGACCCCGCGGACCGTGAACGTGCCGAGCAGCTGCTCAAGGACAACCAGGTGAAAGCCCTCGTGGCCACCTCGGCGCTGGGCATGGGCTTCGACAAGCCGGATCTGGGTTTTGTGGTGCACCTCGGCGCGCCGTCGTCCCCGGTGGCCTACTATCAGCAGGTCGGCCGCGCCGGCCGCGGCGCCGCCAACGCCGACGTGCTCCTCCTGCCCGGTTCCGAGGACCGTGACATCTGGCAGTATTTCGCCACGGCCTCCATGCCCTCGGAAGAAAAGGCCGCCGCCGTGCTCACGGCCCTCGCCGAGGCGGGGACCGCCGTGTCCACCGTGGCGCTCGAGGCAAGGGTGGACCTGCGCCGGACCCCGCTGGAACTGCTGCTCAAGGTGCTGGCCGTGGACGGCGCCGTCGAACGAGTGGGCGGCGGGTGGCGCTCCACCGGCCGGCCGTGGACGTACGACGCCGAGCGGTACCGCCGGATCGCCGAGGCCCGGGTGGACGAGCAGGATTCGATGGTGATCTACCAGGACACCGCGGGCTGCCGGATGGAGTACATCACCTCGGTCCTCGACGACGAGACGGCACGGGCCTGCGGCCGCTGCGACAACTGCGCCGGCCGGTGGTTCCCGGCCGACATCGCCGCGGACGCCACGGAGGCGGCGGGCGCAACCCTGAGCCGGGCCGGCATGGTGCTCGAGCCGCGGCTGCAGTGGCCCAGCGGCATGGACCGCCTGGGCGTGACCGTCAAGGGCAAGATCAAGTCGGAGGAGGCCCTGGCCAACGGCCGCGTGCTGGCCCGGCTGACCGACCTGGGCTGGGGCGGCGCGCTGCGCGAAACCTTCGCCGCCGGCGCCCCGGACCGCGCCGTCGACCCGGGAATGCTGCGCGCCTGTGTGCAGGTCCTGCGCGAATGGGGCAGCGGCGATGCGCGGACCCCCGGCTGGAGCGGCGCGGGCCGCCCGGCGGCGATTGTCAGTGTTCCCTCCCGTACCAAGCCGGAACTGGTGGACTCCCTGGCCCGAGGCATCTCTGAGATCGGCCGCATCCCGTACCTGGGGCAGCTGCAACTGGCCCACGGCGGTCCCACGGGCGGCCGCGGCGGCAACAGCGCCTACCGGCTCGCCGGGGTCTGGGACCGGCTTGTCGTGGGACCGGAACTCGCTGCCGCGCTGGAGGGCATACAGGGCCAGAGCGTCATGCTGGTGGACGACCTCGTAGACAGCCGCTGGACCGTGACCGTGGCCGGCCGGGCCCTTCGGCTTGCCGGCGCCGGCGCCGTGCTGCCGCTCGTGCTCGGCCAGGCCGGCTAG
- a CDS encoding NAD(P)/FAD-dependent oxidoreductase: MSTNHTYDAIIVGGGHNGLAAAAYLSRAGRKVLLLEKLDHAGGAAVSAQAFDGVGARLSRYSYLVSLLPQQVIDDLDLRITLARRRYSSYTPDPAAPGRALLVDNEDASSTAASFAAVGASEDEFRSFNDFYASCGKLTQALWPTMTTPLPTRSAARQLTLEAGATDAWEAMIERPIGEAITGALKHDLVRGVVLTDALIGTFARADDADLQQNICFLYHLIGGGTGDWDVPVGGMGAVSGELERSAREAGATILVSAEVTSVQPGGVVKYRHDGADHTAAAPWVLSNVAPVVLDRLRAAAAPAAPPHATRNPNHLREGAQVKVNLLLKRLPRLLDGSVSPEAAFGGTFHINETWSQLDGAYLSAAAGNVPEPLPCEIYCHSLTDPSILSPELQAAGAQTLTVFGLHVPDRLINAENNEDRRAELQAAVLRSLNSVLAEPVEELLLTDQDGRPCIETKTTLDIERAVGMPRGNIFHGGLDWPFVDDGAPLDTPAQRWGVATDDPQLLLCGSGARRGGAVSAIGGHNAARAVLESEQQPRD; the protein is encoded by the coding sequence ATGTCTACCAACCACACGTATGACGCGATCATCGTCGGCGGCGGCCACAACGGGCTGGCCGCGGCAGCGTATCTGTCCCGGGCCGGCCGGAAGGTCCTGCTGTTGGAGAAGCTGGACCACGCCGGCGGCGCCGCGGTGTCCGCGCAGGCGTTCGACGGCGTCGGCGCCCGGCTCTCCCGCTATTCCTACCTCGTCAGCCTGCTGCCGCAGCAGGTCATCGACGACCTGGACCTGCGCATCACACTGGCACGGCGCCGGTACTCCTCCTACACCCCGGACCCCGCCGCCCCCGGCCGGGCCCTGCTGGTCGACAACGAGGACGCCTCCTCAACGGCCGCTTCCTTTGCCGCGGTCGGGGCATCCGAGGACGAGTTCCGCTCCTTCAACGACTTCTACGCCAGCTGCGGGAAGCTCACCCAGGCCCTCTGGCCCACGATGACCACTCCGCTGCCCACCCGGTCCGCGGCACGGCAGTTGACCTTGGAGGCCGGCGCCACCGACGCCTGGGAGGCCATGATCGAGCGGCCGATCGGGGAGGCCATCACCGGTGCGCTGAAGCACGATCTGGTCCGCGGCGTCGTGCTGACCGACGCGCTGATCGGCACCTTCGCCCGCGCCGACGATGCCGACCTGCAGCAGAACATCTGTTTCCTCTACCACCTGATCGGTGGCGGCACGGGCGACTGGGACGTGCCGGTGGGAGGTATGGGCGCGGTGTCCGGGGAGCTGGAACGGTCCGCCCGCGAGGCCGGTGCGACCATCCTGGTCTCGGCGGAGGTCACGTCGGTGCAGCCGGGCGGCGTCGTAAAGTACCGGCACGACGGCGCAGACCACACCGCCGCCGCCCCGTGGGTCCTATCCAACGTGGCACCGGTGGTCCTGGACCGGTTGCGCGCGGCCGCGGCGCCAGCCGCTCCCCCGCACGCCACGCGGAACCCCAACCACCTCCGCGAAGGCGCCCAGGTCAAGGTGAACCTGCTGCTCAAGCGGCTGCCCCGGCTGCTGGACGGCAGTGTTAGCCCGGAAGCGGCGTTCGGCGGCACCTTCCACATCAACGAGACGTGGTCGCAGCTCGACGGCGCCTACCTCAGTGCCGCGGCCGGAAACGTCCCGGAACCGCTGCCGTGCGAAATCTACTGCCACTCGCTGACCGACCCCAGCATCCTGTCCCCGGAACTGCAGGCCGCCGGCGCGCAGACACTCACGGTCTTTGGCCTGCACGTCCCGGACCGGCTGATCAACGCAGAGAACAACGAGGACCGGCGCGCCGAGCTGCAGGCGGCCGTGCTGCGGTCCCTGAACAGTGTGCTCGCCGAGCCGGTCGAGGAACTGTTGCTGACGGACCAGGACGGCCGGCCCTGCATCGAAACCAAAACCACACTGGATATTGAGCGGGCCGTCGGAATGCCGCGGGGCAACATCTTCCACGGCGGCCTCGACTGGCCTTTTGTCGACGACGGCGCGCCCCTGGACACCCCGGCGCAGCGCTGGGGCGTGGCCACGGACGATCCGCAGCTCCTGCTCTGCGGCTCCGGAGCACGCCGCGGCGGCGCGGTCAGCGCGATCGGCGGGCACAATGCGGCCAGGGCCGTGCTGGAATCGGAACAGCAACCCCGGGACTGA
- a CDS encoding phosphomannomutase/phosphoglucomutase, translating to MTSDQTKTFDLSASFKAYDVRGIVGDSITAEIVEAVGAAFVDVLGLAGQTVLVGGDMRPSSPEFSRAFANGAATRGANVQLLDLISTDELYYACGALNAAGATFTASHNPAEYNGIKMAKAGAVPISSETGLKEIQALAEEYLNTGAIPANGTRGLISVRDVLKDYSEYLRSLVDLRGSRPLKVVVDAGNGMAGMTTPAVLGDTLLPKLPLEIIPLYFELDGSFPNHPANPLEPENLRDLQAAVVEHGADIGLAFDGDADRCFVIDEKGEPVSPSAVTGMVARREIARAKSNGEDHPTIIHNLLTSRAVPELVAHDGGRAVRTRVGHSFIKAVMAAEGAIFGGEHSAHFYFRDFWNADTGMLAAMHVLAALGEQDGPLSELGREYEPYRSSGEINSEIEDKAGAVERVRQDFHNEDVEVDYLDGSTFIAADGSYWFNLRPSNTEPFLRLNVEATDQETMERIRDRVLAVVRG from the coding sequence GTGACTAGCGACCAGACGAAGACTTTTGACCTCTCGGCTTCCTTCAAGGCCTACGACGTGCGCGGAATCGTGGGCGATTCCATCACCGCAGAAATCGTCGAGGCCGTGGGGGCTGCCTTCGTGGACGTCCTGGGCCTGGCCGGACAGACCGTACTGGTCGGCGGGGACATGCGCCCCTCCTCGCCCGAGTTCAGCCGCGCCTTTGCCAACGGCGCAGCCACCCGCGGGGCCAACGTGCAGCTGCTCGACCTGATCTCCACCGACGAGCTGTACTACGCCTGCGGCGCCCTGAACGCCGCCGGCGCCACCTTCACCGCCAGCCACAACCCTGCCGAATACAACGGCATCAAGATGGCCAAGGCCGGCGCCGTGCCGATCTCCTCGGAAACCGGCCTGAAGGAGATCCAAGCCCTGGCCGAGGAATACCTCAACACCGGCGCCATCCCCGCGAACGGCACCCGCGGCCTGATCAGCGTCCGCGACGTGCTCAAGGACTACTCCGAATACCTGCGCAGCCTCGTTGACCTTCGCGGATCCCGGCCGCTGAAGGTCGTGGTCGACGCCGGCAACGGCATGGCGGGCATGACCACCCCGGCGGTGCTTGGCGACACCCTGCTGCCGAAGCTGCCGCTTGAGATCATTCCGCTCTATTTCGAGCTCGACGGGTCCTTCCCGAACCACCCGGCCAACCCGCTCGAGCCGGAAAACCTGCGCGACCTGCAGGCCGCCGTCGTCGAGCACGGCGCGGACATCGGGCTGGCGTTCGACGGCGACGCCGACCGCTGCTTCGTGATCGACGAAAAGGGCGAGCCGGTCTCGCCGTCGGCCGTGACCGGCATGGTGGCGCGCCGCGAGATTGCCCGCGCCAAGTCCAACGGCGAGGACCACCCGACGATCATCCACAACCTGCTGACTTCGCGGGCGGTGCCCGAACTGGTGGCCCACGACGGCGGCCGCGCGGTCCGGACCCGGGTGGGGCACTCCTTCATCAAGGCCGTGATGGCGGCCGAAGGCGCGATCTTCGGCGGCGAGCACTCCGCGCACTTCTACTTCCGCGACTTCTGGAATGCGGACACCGGCATGCTGGCCGCCATGCACGTCCTGGCTGCGCTCGGCGAGCAGGACGGCCCGCTCTCCGAACTCGGCCGCGAGTACGAACCGTACCGGTCCTCCGGCGAGATCAACTCGGAAATCGAGGACAAGGCCGGCGCCGTGGAGCGCGTCCGCCAGGACTTCCACAACGAGGATGTCGAGGTGGACTACCTCGACGGCAGCACCTTCATCGCGGCGGACGGCAGCTACTGGTTCAACCTGCGCCCGTCCAACACCGAGCCCTTCCTGCGCCTGAACGTCGAGGCCACGGACCAGGAGACCATGGAACGCATCCGCGACCGGGTGCTGGCCGTGGTCCGGGGCTGA
- a CDS encoding Rrf2 family transcriptional regulator, with the protein MKINAFADVSLRAMMVLAAAPDGELLTTQSIADAVGTPYNHVSKAMAKLRSLGLIDVERGRNGGSRLNGAGRTATIGQLLRALDTRTDPADCVAAAGTCPLITECRLRGALGRAREAFYRELDDIVVASLPTTRQMNPAFQAIGLRPGL; encoded by the coding sequence ATGAAGATCAACGCCTTCGCGGACGTAAGCCTGCGCGCGATGATGGTGCTCGCGGCCGCTCCGGACGGCGAACTGCTCACCACCCAGAGCATCGCCGACGCCGTCGGCACGCCCTACAACCACGTCAGCAAGGCGATGGCGAAGCTGCGGTCACTGGGCCTGATCGACGTCGAACGCGGCCGCAACGGCGGGTCCCGGCTCAACGGGGCGGGCCGCACCGCCACCATCGGGCAGCTGCTGCGCGCCCTGGATACCCGGACCGACCCGGCCGACTGCGTCGCAGCCGCCGGCACCTGCCCCCTGATCACCGAGTGCCGGCTCCGCGGCGCGCTCGGCCGGGCCAGGGAGGCCTTCTACCGTGAGCTTGACGACATCGTCGTCGCATCACTGCCCACCACGCGGCAGATGAACCCCGCCTTTCAGGCGATCGGCCTGCGCCCCGGCCTCTAG
- a CDS encoding prolyl oligopeptidase family protein, whose product MTTTAAEHPTAPGGPDGPISGTAPEPVDENIWLEDIYGEAPLAWVREQNARTEELLQDAAYGELEARILEVLDSTDRIAMVGKHGGWYYNFWKDRKNPKGLWRRTAWESYRAGSPEWETLLDIDALAAAEGEEWVFHGANFLRPAPGQPHRLALLALSPDGGDANRYREFDVETRSFVDPAEGGFDLPTAKGHVAWLDADTLLVASTAADLPRTSSSYARTGVVLGRGESLAAAERIFEIPEDHMMALLAHDSTPGFERTFAVDWISFFETRTSVLRDGVWVEIDVPDDVNLSTHREWLLFRPQGDWTVNGTSYPAGSLLAADFEDFLAGGRELSVLFTPDEHTSLQSWSWTRDFLLLNLLRDVSSEIRVLDPARPGTDVAWAASVLDACPPLHDVNAYSVADDDGAEDGADGNGGGDNAAGNDFWLVATGFATPSTLTRGTLTRAGADGVVSTHEVIRTAPSFFDEDAYEVQQHFAVSKDGTRVPYFQVAARDLVLDGQNPTQLSGYGGFEISRAPAYSGAVGRAWLERRTEESAGADGEAPHSRGGVYVVANIRGGGEYGPAWHRAALQDKRHRAYEDFAAVAQDLISRGVTSPQRLGCVGGSNGGLLVGNMLTQYPELFGAVSCGVPLLDMRRYSKLSAGYSWIAEYGDPDVPEQWEFIRTFSPYHLLRDGVEYPETFIWTATSDDRVGPVQARKMAARMQAMGIPNVWFHEALEGGHAGASDNRQAAALQSRSQHFLWRALAGRAD is encoded by the coding sequence ATGACCACCACTGCAGCTGAGCACCCTACCGCGCCCGGCGGGCCGGACGGACCGATTTCCGGCACCGCCCCCGAGCCCGTCGACGAGAACATCTGGCTGGAGGACATCTACGGCGAGGCCCCGCTGGCCTGGGTCCGCGAACAGAACGCCCGCACCGAGGAACTGCTCCAGGACGCCGCATACGGCGAGCTCGAAGCCCGGATCCTGGAGGTGCTGGACTCCACCGACCGGATCGCCATGGTGGGCAAGCACGGCGGGTGGTACTACAACTTCTGGAAGGACCGCAAGAACCCCAAGGGCCTGTGGCGGCGCACCGCCTGGGAGAGCTACCGGGCGGGCTCCCCCGAGTGGGAAACCCTGCTCGACATTGACGCCCTCGCCGCGGCCGAAGGCGAGGAGTGGGTCTTCCACGGCGCCAACTTCCTGCGCCCCGCACCCGGGCAGCCGCACCGGCTGGCCCTGCTGGCGCTCTCCCCCGACGGCGGCGACGCGAACCGCTACCGCGAGTTCGACGTCGAGACCCGCAGCTTTGTGGACCCGGCCGAGGGCGGCTTTGACCTGCCGACGGCGAAGGGCCATGTGGCCTGGCTGGACGCCGACACGCTGCTGGTGGCGAGCACGGCCGCGGACCTGCCGCGGACCAGCTCGTCCTACGCCCGGACCGGTGTGGTCCTGGGCCGCGGCGAATCCCTCGCCGCGGCCGAGCGCATCTTCGAGATCCCGGAAGACCACATGATGGCGCTGCTGGCGCACGACTCCACCCCCGGTTTCGAACGGACCTTCGCCGTGGACTGGATCAGCTTCTTCGAGACGCGCACCTCGGTGCTGCGCGACGGCGTGTGGGTCGAAATCGATGTGCCGGACGACGTGAACCTCAGCACGCACCGCGAGTGGCTGCTGTTCCGGCCGCAGGGTGACTGGACAGTCAACGGGACGAGCTACCCGGCCGGGTCCCTGCTGGCGGCGGACTTCGAGGACTTCCTGGCCGGCGGCCGGGAGCTGTCCGTGCTGTTCACCCCGGATGAGCACACCTCCCTGCAATCGTGGAGCTGGACCCGGGACTTCCTGCTGCTGAACCTGCTCCGGGACGTGTCCTCCGAAATCCGGGTGCTGGACCCGGCGCGGCCCGGCACCGACGTCGCCTGGGCCGCCAGCGTGCTGGATGCCTGCCCGCCGCTGCACGACGTCAACGCCTATAGCGTCGCCGACGACGACGGAGCTGAGGATGGGGCCGACGGCAACGGCGGCGGCGACAACGCTGCCGGGAACGATTTCTGGCTGGTCGCCACTGGGTTTGCGACGCCGAGCACCCTCACCCGCGGCACCCTGACGCGGGCCGGCGCCGACGGCGTCGTCAGCACGCACGAGGTGATCCGGACGGCGCCGTCGTTCTTTGATGAGGACGCCTACGAGGTCCAGCAGCATTTCGCGGTGTCGAAGGACGGCACCCGGGTGCCCTACTTCCAGGTCGCGGCGCGGGACCTGGTGCTGGACGGGCAGAATCCCACGCAGCTCTCCGGCTACGGCGGCTTCGAGATTTCCCGCGCCCCGGCCTACAGCGGCGCCGTTGGCCGGGCCTGGCTGGAACGGCGCACGGAGGAATCCGCGGGCGCGGACGGCGAGGCACCGCACAGCCGCGGCGGCGTGTACGTGGTGGCGAACATCCGCGGCGGCGGAGAGTACGGCCCGGCCTGGCACCGCGCCGCGCTGCAGGACAAGCGCCACCGCGCCTACGAGGACTTCGCCGCCGTCGCGCAGGACCTGATTTCGCGCGGCGTGACCTCCCCCCAGCGGCTGGGCTGCGTGGGCGGCTCGAACGGCGGACTGCTGGTGGGGAACATGCTCACCCAGTATCCGGAGCTGTTCGGCGCCGTCTCCTGCGGGGTCCCGCTGCTGGACATGCGCCGGTACTCCAAGCTCTCCGCCGGGTATTCCTGGATTGCCGAATACGGCGACCCGGACGTGCCGGAGCAGTGGGAGTTCATCCGGACCTTCTCGCCGTACCACCTGCTCCGCGACGGGGTGGAGTACCCGGAAACTTTCATCTGGACCGCGACCTCGGACGACCGGGTGGGCCCGGTGCAGGCCCGCAAGATGGCCGCCCGGATGCAGGCCATGGGGATCCCCAACGTCTGGTTCCACGAGGCCCTGGAGGGCGGCCACGCGGGAGCCTCGGACAACCGGCAGGCCGCGGCGCTGCAGAGCCGCAGCCAGCACTTCCTGTGGCGCGCACTGGCGGGCCGGGCGGACTGA